The Acidaminococcales bacterium nucleotide sequence GCCCTTGCTTATTTCGGCGCCCGCCCTTCTAAAGGGCGGGCGCCGAAATTGAATGTCCCGGCAGTCAAGCACACCCCCAAGAACACCGTCAGCCCCCCGGCCACCTGCGAAACTTGTATCCCGCCGCCGGACAGCAAGCTGAAAAGCGCGGCAAAAACAGGCATCAAGTTCATGAAAACGCCAGCTTTGGCCGCCCCCACGCCCCGAACGCCGATAATCCAAAAAACATAGGAACAGACGGAAGGAAAGACGACGATAAACAAAATTATGGCGGCGGACTTAAAATTCAGCCAGGCGGGGTCAATTCCCTGATAAAAAGCCAAAGGCGCGGTCATGGCGCTAGACGCCAAGGACGCCGACGCCGCCACGGCCAGAGGCGGCGCGTTTATCAATTTTACTATAATTGTGTACGTTATCCATATAACGACGGCCAAAAGCATCAAGACATCGCCCCTGTTAAACTCAAGCGCGAGGAAAACCGCGAAGTCGCCTTTGCTCAGCACGACAAACACGCCGAGCAGCGAAAGCACGAATCCGGCGGCCTGGCGCTTCAATACCCGCTCTTTCAATATGGCGACCGACGCGGCGGCCAGGGCGGAAGGGGCAAGCGTACTTATCAGGGTGGCGTTTAGCGGGCTCGTATAACTTAACGCCGAGTAAAGCGTCAAATTGTAAGCCGTAAGGCCCAGAAAGGAACTTAGCGCCAGGATTTTCCATTGCGACAGGACATCGCGCCATACAGGTTTTTCCACCGCGCAAGAGAGCGGGAAAAGCAGGAACATGGCAAGAAACCAGCGCCAGAAAGTCATCCAGGCCGGCGGCATGTACGCGACGAGGACATTCCCGGCAATATAGTTGCCGCTCCAAAACAGGCAGCATAAAGTCAGAAGGACATAGCTTTTTGTATGGCTCACGTTACCTCAGAGATTGTAGGGCCTGTCAACGCTGCCGTGCCCAGCTTGTGGCGGATTTTTCGCCCTGCTTTGCCCCAAATTCTCGCTGAACATAGGGGTTTGCCTGCGTTTTGCGCCGCGCGGGGCGAAAAATTCGCTCAAAATCATGAACATTGCGGATAGTGCCAACAGGCTCTGAAATTATTTCCGCAGCTAACCGCCGAAAGCCTGTTCAAGGTCGCGCACAAGGTCGCCCACGTCTTCTATTCCGACCGACATTCGGAGCAAACGATCGTTTATGCCTTTGGCTTCGCGCTCTTCTTCCGGCACGTCGGCATGTGTCTGCAGCATGGGATAAGTGATGAGGCTCTCGGTACCGCCCAAGCTTTCCGCGTACTGAAATACCCTGACGCGTTCCAAGAGGCGGACGGCGATGGCGGCGCTTTTGGCCTCGAAAGATATCATGGCGCCGAAACCGCTGGCCTGCCTGCGGGAAACCTCGTACTGCGGATGCGTTTTGAGGCCGGGATAATAAATGTTTTTGACGTAAGGCCGCTCTGACAGCCAGGCGACAATTTTTCCGGCGTTTTCTTCCTGGCGCTCAACGCGCAGGGCCAGGGTTTTAATGCCGCGGATGAGCAGCCAACTGTCAAAAGGCGAAAGACAAGCGCCGGTCGTTTTGTAAATAAACCGCATCCGTTCGGATGTTTCGGCGCTTTTAAACACCAAAAAACCGGCCAGGGTATCATTGTGCCCGCCCAAATATTTCGTCCCGCTGTGCAAAACAATGTCGGCCCCTAATGCCAGCGGCCTTTGCCGGCAGGGCGTCAGGAAAGTATTGTCGACTACGGTCAGGATGTTTCTTTGGCCGGCGATTTTCGCCACCGCGGCTATATCCGTAACCTGCATCATGGGGTTGGTGGGCGTTTCGATAAAGACCGCCTTTGTTTTCGGCGTGATGGCCGCTTCCACCGCCTCCGCGTCCGATGTATTCACAAGGCTGAATTTGAGGCCGTTTTTGACCGAAATGTTAAAAAACAGGCGGAAAGAGCCGCCGTACAAATCATCGGACACTATGACGTGATCGTCCGGGGAAAACAATTCCATCATGGCCGTAAGCGCCGCCATGCCGGTAGGGAAAGCCAGCGCATCCGTGCCGCCCTCCAGGGCGGCGATCGTTATTTCCAGATGCTCCCGGGTCGGGTTCTGCTGGCGGGAATAGTCATAACCGGTGCTTTTCCCGACGCCTGGGTGGGCAAAGGTCGCGGATTGAAAGATGGGGACGCTGATTGCCCCTGTCGTGTCGTATTTTTTTCTTGAACCATGTACGCAAAGTGTTTTTAAATCCATTTCCCGCTCCTTCGATTTTCGCGCGAACGCCGCCGGGCGCGAAATTTATATATTAAGCATATAGGACTGTTCCATCCGCTGTTTTTCCGAGAAATCCAACAGCGCCTGCACGGTTATTTTGTCAAGGAATTCCCTGACTACGTTGTCAAGGGGCCGGAACACAATGTTTTGCAAAGCTATTTCAATTTCCGGCGCTTCTTTGCCGACGGAGGCGTCCGTCGGCTCCACCAGCATGGCCTCGACCGCCGACAGCACGTTCCAAGCGGAAACGCTCTGCGGCGGGGAAGCCAGGAGATAGCCGCCGTGCGAGCCTTTGGTGGAAAGCAAAAGTTCGCTTTTTTTCAATTGCGCAAATATCTGCTCAAGATATATTTTGGAAATTCCTAATTTTTGCGCGATCGCA carries:
- a CDS encoding PLP-dependent aspartate aminotransferase family protein translates to MDLKTLCVHGSRKKYDTTGAISVPIFQSATFAHPGVGKSTGYDYSRQQNPTREHLEITIAALEGGTDALAFPTGMAALTAMMELFSPDDHVIVSDDLYGGSFRLFFNISVKNGLKFSLVNTSDAEAVEAAITPKTKAVFIETPTNPMMQVTDIAAVAKIAGQRNILTVVDNTFLTPCRQRPLALGADIVLHSGTKYLGGHNDTLAGFLVFKSAETSERMRFIYKTTGACLSPFDSWLLIRGIKTLALRVERQEENAGKIVAWLSERPYVKNIYYPGLKTHPQYEVSRRQASGFGAMISFEAKSAAIAVRLLERVRVFQYAESLGGTESLITYPMLQTHADVPEEEREAKGINDRLLRMSVGIEDVGDLVRDLEQAFGG
- a CDS encoding DMT family transporter; this encodes MSHTKSYVLLTLCCLFWSGNYIAGNVLVAYMPPAWMTFWRWFLAMFLLFPLSCAVEKPVWRDVLSQWKILALSSFLGLTAYNLTLYSALSYTSPLNATLISTLAPSALAAASVAILKERVLKRQAAGFVLSLLGVFVVLSKGDFAVFLALEFNRGDVLMLLAVVIWITYTIIVKLINAPPLAVAASASLASSAMTAPLAFYQGIDPAWLNFKSAAIILFIVVFPSVCSYVFWIIGVRGVGAAKAGVFMNLMPVFAALFSLLSGGGIQVSQVAGGLTVFLGVCLTAGTFNFGARPLEGRAPK
- a CDS encoding Rrf2 family transcriptional regulator, whose protein sequence is MRISAKGRYALAAIVEIARSSRNKETVAVIAIAQKLGISKIYLEQIFAQLKKSELLLSTKGSHGGYLLASPPQSVSAWNVLSAVEAMLVEPTDASVGKEAPEIEIALQNIVFRPLDNVVREFLDKITVQALLDFSEKQRMEQSYMLNI